A single window of Streptomyces cathayae DNA harbors:
- a CDS encoding sensor histidine kinase, which yields MNVLTPTTRPLARCLHLLVAGLLALTAARALVTHDPRAGAVVAGCAAVAGIYAVGPLTPLMSVSRRAAGWWLAGLGAVWLLLLALTPDAVWLAFPLYFLQLHLLSRRGGLGAVAATAVAAITAFAVHEQAFSPAGAVGPALGAAVAVAVVWGYQALYRESEQRRRLIEELTATRADLATAQHTAGVLAERERLAREIHDTLAQGLSSIQLLLRAAERALPKRPEAAGAHVVQARQAAVDNLAEARRFVAALSPPALEGTTVAGALERLCATTSAQHPVTVRFRRTGTPLTLPTAVEVALLRIAQSALSNTVRHSGARSGTVTLSYLDDAVALDVVDDGTGFDPERPGAPDPAAGGFGIAGMRARTRALDGALAIESSPGRGTALSARFPLRATEAGNEHPVRDEHRNGHRDANELRTESESRSRDGSEV from the coding sequence ATGAACGTCCTCACTCCCACCACTCGGCCTCTCGCCCGGTGCCTGCATCTGCTCGTGGCCGGGCTCCTCGCCCTGACCGCCGCGCGGGCGCTCGTCACGCACGATCCGCGGGCGGGGGCCGTGGTGGCGGGGTGCGCCGCCGTGGCGGGGATCTACGCGGTCGGCCCGCTGACGCCGCTCATGTCCGTCTCCCGCCGGGCCGCCGGGTGGTGGCTCGCGGGGCTGGGCGCGGTCTGGCTGCTGTTGCTGGCGCTGACCCCGGACGCGGTGTGGCTGGCGTTCCCGCTGTACTTCCTCCAGCTGCACCTGCTGTCCCGGCGCGGCGGGCTGGGCGCGGTCGCCGCCACCGCCGTCGCCGCGATCACCGCGTTCGCCGTCCATGAGCAGGCCTTCTCCCCCGCCGGGGCGGTCGGGCCCGCGCTGGGGGCGGCCGTCGCGGTCGCCGTGGTGTGGGGGTACCAGGCGCTGTACCGGGAGAGCGAACAGCGTCGCCGGCTGATCGAGGAGCTCACCGCCACCCGCGCCGATCTGGCCACCGCCCAGCACACCGCCGGTGTCCTGGCCGAGCGTGAGCGGCTGGCCCGGGAGATCCACGACACCCTGGCCCAGGGCCTGTCCAGCATCCAGCTCCTGCTGCGCGCCGCCGAACGCGCGCTGCCGAAGCGGCCCGAGGCGGCCGGCGCGCACGTCGTGCAGGCCCGGCAGGCGGCCGTCGACAACCTCGCCGAGGCCCGCCGGTTCGTGGCCGCCCTCAGTCCGCCCGCGCTGGAGGGCACCACGGTGGCGGGTGCCCTGGAGCGGCTGTGCGCGACCACCAGCGCCCAGCACCCCGTCACGGTCCGCTTCCGCCGTACCGGTACTCCGCTGACGCTGCCCACCGCCGTGGAGGTGGCCCTGCTGCGCATCGCGCAGTCCGCGCTGTCCAACACCGTCCGGCACTCCGGGGCCCGGAGCGGCACGGTCACGCTCTCCTACCTGGACGACGCCGTGGCACTCGACGTGGTGGACGACGGCACCGGGTTCGATCCCGAGCGCCCGGGGGCCCCGGACCCGGCCGCGGGCGGTTTCGGCATCGCCGGAATGCGGGCCCGCACCCGCGCCCTCGACGGTGCCCTCGCCATCGAGTCGTCACCGGGCCGGGGCACCGCACTGTCCGCCCGCTTCCCCCTCCGGGCCACCGAGGCCGGGAACGAACACCCGGTCCGGGACGAACACCGGAACGGACACCGGGACGCGAACGAGCTCCGGACCGAGAGCGAGTCCCGGTCCCGGGACGGAAGCGAGGTGTGA
- a CDS encoding response regulator transcription factor, translating to MPAPTPTPIRILIADDHPVVRAGLRAVLETEPGFSIVGAAATAEEAVALAAAGGADVVLMDLQFGAGMNGTQATAAITARPGAPRVLIVTTYDTDADTLPAIEAGATGYLLKDAPPEELAAAVRTAAAGRTTLAPTVADRLMNRLRTPHAALTRRETEVLSLVAEGLSNQAIGARLNLTQATVKSHLAHVYAKLDVDSRTAAVAAALALGVIRR from the coding sequence ATCCCCGCCCCCACCCCCACCCCCATCCGCATCCTCATCGCCGACGACCACCCGGTGGTCCGCGCGGGCCTGCGCGCCGTTCTGGAGACCGAGCCCGGCTTCAGCATCGTCGGGGCCGCCGCCACCGCCGAGGAGGCCGTGGCCCTCGCGGCGGCCGGCGGGGCCGACGTCGTCCTGATGGACCTGCAGTTCGGCGCCGGGATGAACGGGACACAGGCCACCGCCGCCATCACGGCCCGTCCCGGGGCGCCCCGCGTGCTGATCGTCACCACTTACGACACCGACGCCGACACCCTCCCGGCCATCGAGGCCGGCGCCACCGGATACCTGCTCAAGGACGCCCCGCCCGAGGAACTGGCCGCCGCCGTCCGCACCGCCGCCGCCGGACGCACCACGCTCGCGCCGACGGTCGCCGACCGGCTGATGAACCGGCTGCGCACACCGCACGCCGCACTGACCCGGCGCGAGACGGAAGTGCTCTCCCTGGTCGCCGAGGGCCTGTCCAACCAGGCCATCGGCGCGCGGCTGAACCTCACCCAGGCCACCGTGAAGTCGCACCTGGCCCACGTCTACGCGAAACTCGACGTGGACTCCCGTACGGCCGCGGTCGCCGCCGCTCTCGCGCTGGGCGTCATCCGCCGCTGA
- a CDS encoding LacI family DNA-binding transcriptional regulator — protein MVTLAEVAQHAGVSASTVSYVLSGKRSISATTRRRVEESIRRLGYHPNAGARALASSRSNVIALMIPLRTDMYVPVMMEIAIAVATTARTHGYDVLLLTGEEGPDAVRRVVGSGLADGMILMDVELEDERLPLLRGDGRPSVLIGLPADTTGLTCVDLDFRATGALCVEHLAALGHRDVAVIGEAPAVYERHTGFAERTLDGLRSQARDSGVRLLHRPCEGGYATMAVTLARILDERPGTTAFVVQNESAVEPLLALLRQQGRAVPEDVSVVAICPEQVAVQASVRLTSVVIPAQEMGRYAVEHLVAKLDGRGDEEVVLIAPELTVRASSGPAPARA, from the coding sequence ATGGTCACCCTCGCCGAGGTCGCCCAGCACGCCGGAGTCTCGGCGAGCACGGTGAGTTATGTCCTCAGCGGCAAGCGGTCCATCTCCGCGACCACCCGCCGGCGGGTCGAGGAGAGCATCCGCCGGCTCGGGTACCACCCGAACGCCGGGGCCCGCGCCCTGGCCAGCAGCAGGTCCAACGTCATCGCGCTGATGATCCCGCTGCGGACGGACATGTACGTGCCGGTGATGATGGAGATCGCCATCGCGGTGGCCACCACGGCCCGCACCCACGGGTACGACGTGCTGCTGCTCACCGGCGAGGAGGGCCCCGACGCGGTGCGCCGCGTCGTCGGCAGCGGACTCGCCGACGGGATGATCCTGATGGACGTCGAGCTCGAGGACGAGCGGCTGCCGTTGTTGCGGGGGGACGGGCGGCCGTCGGTGCTGATCGGGCTGCCCGCCGACACCACCGGCCTGACCTGCGTGGACCTCGACTTCCGGGCCACCGGCGCGCTCTGCGTGGAACACCTGGCGGCGCTGGGGCACCGCGACGTCGCCGTCATCGGCGAGGCCCCCGCGGTCTACGAACGGCACACCGGCTTCGCCGAGCGCACCCTCGACGGGCTGCGCTCGCAGGCGCGGGACTCGGGGGTGCGGCTGCTGCACCGGCCGTGCGAGGGCGGGTACGCCACGATGGCCGTGACCCTCGCCCGGATCCTCGACGAACGTCCGGGCACCACGGCGTTCGTCGTGCAGAACGAGTCGGCGGTCGAACCGCTGCTCGCCCTGCTGCGGCAGCAGGGCCGGGCCGTGCCGGAGGACGTCTCGGTGGTCGCGATCTGCCCCGAACAGGTCGCTGTCCAGGCCTCGGTGCGGCTGACCTCGGTCGTCATCCCCGCGCAGGAGATGGGCCGGTACGCCGTGGAGCACCTGGTCGCCAAGCTCGACGGGCGGGGTGACGAGGAGGTCGTCCTGATCGCGCCCGAGCTGACGGTACGGGCGAGTTCGGGCCCGGCGCCCGCCCGCGCGTAG
- a CDS encoding glycoside hydrolase family 12 protein, which produces MAPGIPSRIGTVLAAPALALGLTVGLASAPAPAHAAIWSSCDQWGNTTLNGYILYNNIWGSGAGSQCVWANSGTNWGTWANHPGTGGIKSYPNAKKVVNKPIDSLRSLTSSYNVTVPSAGAYNTSYDIWDTDHDYEIMLWVNRYGPVGPLGSAQGTVSLGGHTWNVHKGDNGANQVFSFLRTSNSTSGTVDILPILDWIKDTKGWMGNETIGDVQFGYEITSSPGGLDFRTDNLTVSSS; this is translated from the coding sequence ATGGCACCAGGCATCCCGAGCAGGATCGGCACGGTCCTGGCAGCGCCCGCCCTCGCCCTCGGCCTCACCGTCGGCCTGGCCTCCGCCCCCGCCCCCGCCCACGCCGCGATCTGGAGCTCCTGCGACCAGTGGGGCAACACCACCCTGAACGGCTACATCCTGTACAACAACATCTGGGGCTCCGGCGCCGGCAGCCAGTGCGTCTGGGCCAACTCCGGTACCAACTGGGGCACGTGGGCGAACCACCCGGGCACCGGCGGCATCAAGTCGTACCCGAACGCCAAGAAGGTGGTCAACAAGCCCATCGACTCGCTCCGTTCGCTGACCAGCAGCTACAACGTCACCGTCCCGTCCGCGGGTGCGTACAACACGTCGTACGACATCTGGGACACGGACCACGACTACGAGATCATGCTCTGGGTCAACCGGTACGGTCCCGTCGGCCCGCTCGGCAGTGCGCAGGGCACGGTCAGCCTCGGCGGCCACACCTGGAACGTCCACAAGGGCGACAACGGCGCCAACCAGGTCTTCTCGTTCCTGCGCACGTCCAACTCCACCTCCGGGACCGTCGACATCCTGCCGATCCTCGACTGGATCAAGGACACCAAGGGCTGGATGGGCAACGAGACCATCGGCGACGTGCAGTTCGGCTACGAGATCACGTCGTCGCCCGGTGGCCTGGACTTCCGCACCGACAACCTGACGGTCAGCAGCAGCTGA
- a CDS encoding glycosyl hydrolase family 95 catalytic domain-containing protein translates to MSTTPVHGTWEPRPATRWEDGFLSGNGRHGALVFGDPDDERVVVTHHTLVRPDGDGDEHRLPPRLAEELPALQDRLLSGDLTAAEDFTDGRPLRWVRPFHPAFQVRLRRPGDDPGGRGDGRGGRGDGRGGRGEGPARYRRTVDFTTGVTGTTRAGRTGRVFVSRADDVVVQHVTEPGPVLGITLDHRLPGAPTALGVGHGAVLTPEGALLSLRARYPDGDLAYTGVTLAVVTGGTTTPAPWGVRVEGARSVLLLTRVRRHTGEADVVAEGRALRALLGEGPDPYDDLLARHLPPHRTAYDRVALDLAADPAERSLPGSELLGRPHSAALLERLFAAGRYHLLSSGGLFPPRLTGLWTGTWDTAWSGAFTNDANLNLQTASAAAAALPEVTEALAALVHRQLPDWRDNARAVFGTRGVVAPAHSDGESGHSYHFSREYPLHLWTAGADWLLKPLVDHDETRGERDPRTAAALAEVALFYQDFLTRTDDEGRLVVVPSYSPENRPANASWGALDAAMDLSAARHALLTAAAYHPGHAHRWRALADRIPPHRVNADGALAEWARPELADSYDHRHLSHLYGVWPLDEITPYDTPDLAAAAHRALELRGPENDSAHGHLHHALIAARLRDADRVESALDRVLGGDFFHDSLMSAHYPHRHVYNADAAHTLPAVLIEALVQSTPGRLVLLPAPPPAYPRGSLRGVRTRFGAALDLTWAPDGATAVLRPTRTVRIELWTSDGAEPLDLVAHEDRVLTLKAR, encoded by the coding sequence ATGAGCACCACACCCGTCCACGGAACCTGGGAACCACGGCCCGCCACCCGCTGGGAGGACGGCTTCCTGAGCGGGAACGGCCGCCACGGCGCCCTCGTGTTCGGTGACCCGGACGACGAACGGGTCGTCGTCACCCATCACACCCTGGTCCGCCCGGACGGCGACGGGGACGAACACCGGCTGCCGCCCCGGCTGGCCGAAGAACTCCCCGCCCTCCAGGACCGGTTGCTCTCCGGCGACCTGACCGCCGCCGAGGACTTCACCGACGGCCGCCCGCTCCGGTGGGTACGGCCCTTCCACCCGGCCTTCCAGGTGCGCCTGCGCCGCCCGGGCGACGACCCGGGTGGTCGGGGTGACGGACGGGGCGGCCGGGGCGATGGACGGGGCGGCCGGGGCGAGGGTCCGGCCCGGTACCGCCGCACGGTCGACTTCACCACCGGCGTCACGGGCACGACCCGCGCCGGCCGGACCGGCCGCGTCTTCGTCTCCCGCGCCGACGACGTCGTCGTCCAGCACGTCACGGAGCCGGGCCCCGTCCTCGGCATCACCCTGGACCACCGCCTCCCCGGTGCCCCCACCGCACTGGGCGTCGGCCACGGCGCCGTCCTCACCCCCGAGGGCGCCCTGCTGAGCCTGCGCGCCCGGTACCCGGACGGCGACCTCGCGTACACCGGCGTCACCCTGGCCGTCGTCACCGGCGGCACGACCACACCGGCCCCGTGGGGGGTGCGCGTCGAGGGCGCGCGGTCCGTCCTGCTGCTCACCCGGGTGCGGCGGCACACCGGGGAGGCGGACGTGGTCGCGGAGGGCCGCGCCCTGCGCGCTCTGCTCGGCGAGGGACCGGACCCGTACGACGACCTCCTGGCCCGCCATCTGCCCCCGCACCGCACCGCCTACGACCGTGTCGCCCTGGACCTCGCCGCCGACCCGGCCGAACGCTCCCTGCCGGGCTCCGAGTTGCTGGGCCGACCGCACAGCGCCGCGCTGCTCGAACGTCTCTTCGCGGCCGGCCGCTACCATCTGCTGTCCTCCGGAGGCCTGTTCCCGCCCCGCCTCACCGGACTGTGGACCGGCACATGGGACACCGCCTGGTCCGGAGCCTTCACCAACGACGCCAACCTCAACCTCCAGACCGCCTCCGCCGCTGCCGCCGCCCTCCCCGAGGTCACCGAGGCGCTGGCCGCACTGGTCCACCGCCAGCTGCCCGACTGGCGGGACAACGCCCGCGCGGTCTTCGGCACGCGGGGCGTGGTCGCGCCCGCGCACAGCGACGGCGAGTCCGGACACTCCTACCACTTCAGCCGCGAGTACCCCCTGCACCTGTGGACGGCCGGCGCCGACTGGCTCCTCAAGCCCCTCGTCGACCACGACGAGACCCGCGGCGAGCGCGATCCGCGCACCGCGGCGGCGCTCGCCGAAGTCGCCCTGTTCTACCAGGACTTCCTCACCCGCACCGACGACGAGGGCCGACTGGTCGTGGTCCCCTCCTACTCGCCCGAGAACCGTCCGGCGAACGCGAGCTGGGGCGCGCTCGACGCGGCCATGGACCTCTCCGCGGCCCGGCACGCCCTGCTGACCGCCGCCGCGTACCACCCCGGGCACGCACACCGCTGGCGGGCGCTCGCCGACCGGATCCCGCCGCACCGCGTCAACGCCGACGGGGCGCTCGCCGAATGGGCCCGGCCGGAGCTGGCGGACTCCTACGACCACCGCCACCTCAGCCACCTCTACGGCGTCTGGCCGCTGGACGAGATCACCCCCTACGACACCCCGGACCTGGCCGCCGCCGCCCACCGCGCCCTGGAACTGCGCGGACCCGAGAACGACTCCGCGCACGGCCATCTGCACCACGCCCTGATCGCCGCCCGCCTCCGCGACGCCGACCGGGTCGAGAGCGCCCTCGACCGCGTCCTCGGCGGTGACTTCTTCCACGACTCGCTGATGAGCGCGCACTACCCGCACCGCCACGTCTACAACGCCGACGCCGCCCACACCCTCCCCGCCGTGCTGATCGAGGCGCTGGTGCAGTCCACCCCCGGCCGGCTGGTCCTGCTGCCCGCACCGCCACCGGCGTATCCGCGCGGCTCGCTGCGCGGGGTGCGGACCCGGTTCGGCGCCGCACTCGACCTCACCTGGGCCCCGGACGGCGCAACCGCCGTGCTGCGTCCCACCCGCACCGTCCGCATCGAACTTTGGACTTCCGACGGCGCCGAGCCCCTCGACCTCGTCGCCCACGAAGACCGCGTCCTCACCCTGAAGGCGCGGTGA
- a CDS encoding beta-galactosidase → MPGLGDATRGRILYGGDYNPEQWPEETWPEDVRLMRQAGVNSVTLGVFSWSRIEPQPGARDFGWLDRLMDLMHASGIGVVLATPTASPPPWMGHLHPDTLPRDEDGRTEEWGGRQHFSHSSATYRRHAAALTEDLAARYAGHPALTMWHINNEYCTYDWGDQAAARFRDWLHDRYGTLEGLNTAWGTAFWSQGYGDWAEVLPPRRPHYLKNPTQLLDFRRFTSDMLLECYTAERDIVRRHTPHLPVTTNFMPLWAGQDAWRWAEEEDVVSVDLYPDPRDPSGAQEGALVQDMTRSQARGPWILMEQAAGPVNWRRVNHPKPRGLNRLWSLQAVARGADAVCYFQWRQSRQGAEKFHSAMVSHAGEQGRTYQEVARLGADLARIAPHVAGRHRAAEVAVLHDWHSWWAGDQEARPSHEVDHPGVLRAWHRALWQAHLTTDFAHPEHDLSAHPLVVVPQLYLLTDAAVENLLAYVRGGGTLVCGFLTGIADEDDRVRPGGMDARLRELLGIRTLHEWWPLEAGETVECEGFRGTLWSEELEADGTADETTPYKGGELDGLPAVLRKGRAWYVSTLPEPGALRELLARIAAGAGVRPVLDGLPDQVEAVRRGELLFLLNHGREPVVVDVPGSHRDVLTETTVTDRLTLGRHGVAVLKP, encoded by the coding sequence ATGCCCGGCCTGGGCGACGCCACCCGCGGGCGCATCCTCTACGGCGGCGACTACAACCCGGAGCAGTGGCCCGAGGAGACCTGGCCCGAGGACGTCCGCCTGATGCGGCAGGCCGGCGTCAACTCCGTGACACTCGGCGTCTTCTCCTGGTCGAGGATCGAACCCCAGCCAGGCGCACGGGACTTCGGCTGGCTGGACCGGCTGATGGACCTCATGCACGCGTCCGGCATCGGCGTCGTCCTCGCCACCCCGACCGCCTCGCCGCCGCCCTGGATGGGACACCTCCATCCGGACACCCTGCCCCGCGACGAGGACGGCCGGACCGAGGAGTGGGGCGGCAGACAGCACTTCTCGCACTCCAGCGCCACCTACCGCCGGCACGCCGCCGCCCTCACCGAGGACCTGGCCGCCCGCTACGCCGGCCACCCCGCCCTGACCATGTGGCACATCAACAACGAGTACTGCACCTACGACTGGGGCGACCAGGCCGCCGCCCGCTTCCGCGACTGGCTCCACGACCGGTACGGCACCCTCGAAGGCCTCAACACCGCCTGGGGCACCGCGTTCTGGAGCCAGGGCTACGGCGACTGGGCCGAGGTCCTGCCACCCCGCCGCCCGCACTACCTGAAGAACCCCACCCAGCTGCTGGACTTCAGACGGTTCACCTCCGACATGCTCCTGGAGTGCTACACCGCCGAACGCGACATCGTCCGCCGGCACACCCCGCACCTCCCGGTCACCACCAACTTCATGCCGCTGTGGGCGGGGCAGGACGCCTGGCGCTGGGCCGAGGAGGAGGACGTCGTCTCCGTCGACCTCTACCCCGACCCGCGCGACCCCTCCGGAGCGCAGGAGGGCGCCCTGGTCCAGGACATGACGCGCTCCCAGGCGCGCGGCCCCTGGATACTCATGGAGCAGGCGGCCGGACCGGTCAACTGGCGCAGGGTGAACCACCCCAAGCCCCGCGGCCTCAACCGGCTGTGGTCCCTGCAGGCCGTGGCGCGCGGCGCGGACGCCGTCTGCTACTTCCAGTGGCGCCAGTCCCGGCAGGGCGCGGAGAAGTTCCACTCCGCGATGGTGAGCCACGCGGGCGAGCAGGGCCGCACGTACCAGGAGGTCGCACGGCTCGGCGCGGACCTGGCACGGATCGCCCCGCACGTGGCCGGCCGGCACCGCGCCGCCGAGGTCGCCGTGCTGCACGACTGGCACTCCTGGTGGGCGGGCGACCAGGAGGCCCGGCCCTCCCACGAGGTCGACCACCCCGGCGTGCTCCGCGCCTGGCACCGGGCCCTGTGGCAGGCCCACCTCACCACCGACTTCGCCCACCCCGAACACGACCTGTCCGCCCACCCGCTGGTCGTCGTGCCCCAGCTCTACCTCCTCACCGACGCGGCCGTGGAGAACCTGCTGGCGTACGTACGCGGAGGCGGCACCCTCGTCTGCGGCTTCCTGACGGGCATCGCCGACGAGGACGACCGGGTGCGGCCCGGCGGCATGGACGCCCGGCTGCGGGAACTCCTCGGCATCCGCACCCTGCACGAGTGGTGGCCGCTGGAGGCGGGGGAGACCGTCGAGTGCGAGGGCTTCCGCGGCACCCTGTGGTCCGAGGAACTGGAGGCCGACGGCACCGCCGACGAGACGACGCCCTACAAGGGCGGGGAACTCGACGGACTGCCCGCCGTGCTGCGCAAGGGCCGCGCCTGGTACGTCTCCACGCTCCCCGAGCCCGGGGCGCTGCGCGAGCTGCTGGCCCGGATCGCCGCGGGCGCGGGGGTGCGGCCGGTGCTCGACGGGCTCCCGGACCAGGTCGAGGCGGTACGCCGGGGGGAGCTGCTGTTCCTGCTCAACCACGGCCGCGAACCGGTCGTCGTCGACGTGCCGGGCAGCCACCGCGACGTGCTGACGGAGACGACCGTGACAGACCGGCTCACCCTCGGCCGCCACGGAGTGGCGGTGCTGAAGCCATGA
- a CDS encoding carbohydrate ABC transporter permease gives MTTVIDEPARRPARRPGHRPGRRSAPPRPVWEEEPGRAGLAGKGIVLLLACLAIVFPLWIVIVTSLSSRRTIDEAGGLVMVPRDITFIAYQELLSGGQVTRAALVSVGVTLVGTLFSMTVSVLCAYGLSRTDSLGHRWILMTLLATMFFSAGLIPTYLLVQTLGLTDSYLALILPSAVSVFNILVLRGFFMNISQELVDSARIDGAGDLRILWQIVMPLSRAVIAVITLFYAVGYWSAWFNASLYLNDQTMLPLQNVMIQLVQKQEAPVGLGQAIKTGELSGLAVQMAVMVIALLPVAVLSPFVQKHFRKGMLTGAVKG, from the coding sequence GTGACCACCGTGATCGACGAACCCGCGCGCCGGCCCGCGCGCAGGCCCGGACACCGGCCCGGACGCCGGTCCGCCCCGCCCCGTCCGGTGTGGGAGGAGGAGCCCGGCAGGGCAGGGCTCGCGGGCAAGGGGATCGTCCTGCTCCTCGCCTGCCTGGCGATCGTCTTCCCGCTGTGGATCGTGATCGTCACCAGCCTGTCCTCCCGCAGGACCATCGACGAGGCGGGTGGCCTGGTGATGGTGCCCCGGGACATCACCTTCATCGCCTACCAGGAACTGCTCAGCGGCGGCCAGGTCACCCGGGCCGCGCTCGTCAGCGTCGGAGTCACCCTGGTCGGCACCCTGTTCTCGATGACCGTGTCCGTGCTGTGCGCCTACGGTCTGTCGCGCACCGACTCGCTGGGGCACCGCTGGATCCTCATGACGCTGCTGGCGACCATGTTCTTCAGCGCCGGCCTCATCCCGACGTATCTGCTGGTGCAGACCCTCGGGCTGACCGACAGCTACCTGGCGCTGATCCTGCCCAGCGCCGTGAGCGTCTTCAACATCCTCGTGCTGCGCGGCTTCTTCATGAACATCTCGCAGGAACTCGTCGACAGCGCCCGCATCGACGGGGCGGGCGACCTGCGCATCCTGTGGCAGATCGTCATGCCGCTGTCCCGCGCGGTGATCGCCGTGATCACGCTCTTCTACGCCGTCGGCTACTGGAGCGCCTGGTTCAACGCCTCGCTGTACCTCAACGACCAGACCATGCTGCCGCTGCAGAACGTCATGATCCAGCTCGTCCAGAAGCAGGAGGCGCCCGTCGGCCTCGGCCAGGCCATCAAGACCGGGGAACTGTCGGGCCTGGCCGTGCAGATGGCCGTGATGGTGATCGCCCTGCTGCCCGTCGCCGTGCTGTCCCCCTTCGTCCAGAAGCACTTCAGGAAGGGCATGCTCACCGGCGCCGTGAAGGGCTGA
- a CDS encoding ABC transporter permease yields MSHSTVPRSEAEATTPVPRPATSDGAGTARPRESPRRRRLSLRLRYRRDRVLLLMTLPAVALVLVFNYLPILGNVVAFQDYDPYISDNGVVSMLNSPFVGLENFQRIIEDPAFWNALKNTLVIFFLQLVLYFPIPILLALLINSVIRPRVRAVAQAILYLPHFFSWVLVVAVFQQLFGGAGIFSQLLRQNGHDGLAVMTNPDTFVFLITAQSVWKDAGWGIIVFLAALASVSPDLYEAAAMDGADRRRRMWHVTLPALRPVIALLLVLRVGDALTVGFEQILLQRDAVGPGAAEVLDTFVWWNGVRNQDFGYAAAAGLIKGVVSLGLVLAANKVAHLMGEQGVYKK; encoded by the coding sequence GTGTCGCACAGCACGGTGCCTCGGAGCGAAGCCGAGGCCACTACGCCGGTCCCGCGACCGGCGACCTCCGACGGAGCCGGCACCGCCCGCCCCCGGGAGTCACCGCGCCGAAGGAGGCTGAGCCTGCGGCTCAGATACCGGCGCGACCGCGTCCTGCTGCTGATGACCCTGCCGGCCGTGGCGCTGGTCCTGGTCTTCAACTACCTGCCGATCCTCGGCAACGTCGTCGCCTTCCAGGACTACGACCCCTACATCAGCGACAACGGCGTCGTCTCGATGCTGAACAGCCCGTTCGTGGGACTGGAGAACTTCCAGCGGATCATCGAGGACCCGGCGTTCTGGAACGCCCTGAAGAACACCCTGGTGATCTTCTTCCTCCAGCTCGTGCTGTACTTCCCGATCCCGATCCTGCTCGCGCTGCTCATCAACAGCGTGATCAGACCCCGTGTGCGGGCCGTCGCGCAGGCCATCCTGTACCTGCCGCACTTCTTCTCCTGGGTCCTGGTCGTCGCCGTCTTCCAGCAGCTGTTCGGCGGCGCGGGGATCTTCTCGCAACTGCTGCGCCAGAACGGTCACGACGGCCTGGCGGTCATGACCAACCCCGACACCTTCGTGTTCCTGATCACCGCGCAGAGCGTGTGGAAGGACGCCGGGTGGGGGATCATCGTCTTCCTCGCCGCCCTGGCCTCGGTGAGCCCCGACCTGTACGAGGCCGCCGCCATGGACGGCGCCGACCGCCGGCGCCGGATGTGGCACGTCACCCTGCCCGCGCTGCGGCCCGTGATCGCCCTGCTGCTGGTGCTGCGGGTGGGCGACGCGCTCACCGTCGGCTTCGAGCAGATCCTGCTGCAACGCGACGCCGTCGGCCCCGGGGCGGCGGAGGTGCTCGACACCTTCGTGTGGTGGAACGGCGTGCGCAACCAGGACTTCGGCTATGCGGCGGCCGCCGGACTCATCAAGGGCGTGGTCAGCCTCGGCCTCGTCCTCGCCGCGAACAAGGTGGCCCATCTCATGGGCGAGCAGGGGGTGTACAAGAAGTGA